A DNA window from Engystomops pustulosus chromosome 6, aEngPut4.maternal, whole genome shotgun sequence contains the following coding sequences:
- the LOC140065377 gene encoding chemerin-like receptor 1 translates to MDSEDYNLTSPYTSGFLDYYNWSREADNETYYPGPKINTSKILTITISSIIIILGIIGNGLVIYVAGFRMKTISSMWFLHLAIADFLCCLSLPMYIEVSIDVYLSESLHNVYIFDIFLSNMNLCVSVLLLTAISIDRWVSVMWPFWAKVHRTQKLVRISVAIIWVLGVVWSGIVAYLSFFFHDMFFKEMPALLTKFFIQFVIPVLIISTSYIMIVLKIRKSNRPQRSQRPYRIIFAVIFCFFICWAPDNIWPLITRNSEMYTFTTIVACLNSCLNPFIYVFMGQDFRQGFLRSIPFRVEKALSELPDDPCREQADPKPAPHDV, encoded by the exons ATGGATTCTGAAGATTATAACCTGACTTCACCTTATACATCTGGATTTCTGGATTACTATAATTG GTCAAGAGAAGCAGACAATGAGACATACTACCCAGGACCAAAGATCAACACTTCAAAGATACTTACAATTACAATATCCAGTATCATTATTATTCTTGGGATTATCGGGAATGGATTAGTCATCTACGTTGCCGGATTCAGGATGAAGACTATAAGTTCCATGTGGTTCCTCCATTTGGCCATTGCTGACTTCCTGTGCTGTCTTTCCCTTCCTATGTACATTGAGGTTTCCATTGATGTGTATCTATCAGAATCTTTACACAATGTctatatttttgatatttttctgtCCAATATGAACCTGTGCGTCAGTGTCCTCCTTCTGACAGCCATTAGTATTGATCGCTGGGTATCGGTCATGTGGCCATTTTGGGCTAAAGTTCATAGGACACAGAAACTAGTGAGAATCTCTGTAGCAATTATCTGGGTGCTGGGTGTTGTTTGGAGTGGAATAGTGGCTTACCTTAGTTTCTTTTTTCATGATATGTTCTTTAAAGAAATGCCAGCTTTGCTGACCAAGTTTTTTATACAGTTTGTGATCCCTGTTCTCATCATCTCCACCAGTTATATCATGATTGTCCTCAAAATTAGAAAAAGTAATAGACCCCAGAGATCTCAGAGACCCTACAGGATCATCTTTGCTGTTATATTCTGTTTCTTTATCTGCTGGGCTCCAGATAACATCTGGCCCCTAATAACCAGGAATTCGGAAATGTATACATTCACTACCATTGTAGCTTGCCTTAATAGTTGCCTCAATCCATTCATTTATGTTTTTATGGGCCAAGATTTCAGACAGGGTTTCTTGAGATCTATTCCCTTCAGGGTTGAAAAAGCTTTAAGTGAActtcctgatgacccctgcagagAGCAAGCAGATCCTAAACCAGCCCCCCATGATGTCTGA